The following are encoded together in the Parabacteroides chongii genome:
- a CDS encoding prephenate dehydratase: MKKRVAIQGIAGSYHDIAARSFYEGGEIEIVGCNTFRDVITTIKKDPAILGLMAIENTIAGSLLQNHELIRESGLRVIGEYKLRISHSLVALPGTTIHDITEVNSHPIALMQCTDFLDTLPNVKMVEKEDTAMSARWISENKLKGHAAVCGKLAAQIYNMEILAEGIETNKRNFTRFLALADRWTAEDLLEKADVNKSSLVFALPHTSGSLSKVLSILSFYDMNLSKIQSLPIIGREWEYLFYIDLTFTDYTRYKQALDAIIPLTKDLKILGEYAEGKQSV; the protein is encoded by the coding sequence ATGAAAAAGAGAGTAGCAATTCAGGGAATAGCCGGTTCGTATCACGACATCGCAGCCCGTAGCTTCTATGAAGGTGGAGAAATTGAGATCGTTGGATGCAATACATTCAGAGATGTAATCACGACCATCAAGAAAGATCCGGCGATACTGGGTCTGATGGCCATCGAGAATACGATTGCAGGAAGCCTGCTGCAGAATCATGAGCTGATACGCGAAAGCGGTCTGCGGGTGATAGGAGAATACAAACTGCGTATTTCGCATTCGCTGGTTGCACTACCGGGTACGACGATACACGATATCACGGAAGTCAACTCCCACCCGATCGCGCTGATGCAATGTACCGACTTCCTCGATACCCTGCCGAATGTGAAGATGGTGGAAAAAGAAGACACTGCCATGAGCGCCCGATGGATTTCCGAAAATAAGCTGAAAGGACACGCCGCCGTCTGCGGTAAACTGGCCGCCCAGATCTACAATATGGAAATCCTTGCCGAAGGGATCGAGACAAACAAACGAAACTTCACCCGCTTCCTTGCCCTGGCAGACCGATGGACGGCTGAAGACCTGCTTGAAAAGGCAGACGTCAACAAATCCTCACTGGTATTCGCTCTCCCCCATACCTCCGGCAGTCTTTCCAAAGTGCTTTCCATCCTCTCTTTTTACGACATGAATCTTTCTAAAATACAATCGCTCCCGATCATCGGCCGCGAATGGGAGTATTTGTTCTATATCGACCTGACATTTACTGATTATACCAGATACAAACAAGCATTGGATGCAATCATCCCATTAACAAAAGACTTAAAAATTTTAGGTGAATATGCAGAAGGAAAACAAAGTGTGTAA
- a CDS encoding hydrogen peroxide-inducible genes activator — translation MNIQQLEYILAVDTYRHFAKAAEHCRVTQPTLSMMIQKLEDELGIKLFDRNTQPVCPTPAGRKVIDQARTVLYQASLIKDIVNEEEQSLKGTFRLAVLPTIAPYLLPRFFQQLSEKHPELDIRILEMKTAPTMSAILNGEIDAAIIANQPTENQLQGDTLYYEQFFGYVAKNDPVFKKDLIRTADISDEHLWLLDEGHCFRDQLMRFCQMEKVKLRQAAYRLGSLETFMRMVESGNGVTFIPELATLQLSEDQKTLVRPFAIPKPAREIVWITRKDFIRHTIAGMLIESIKKSVPKEMLTLQPGLKVV, via the coding sequence ATGAATATACAGCAACTAGAGTACATCCTGGCGGTAGACACTTACCGCCATTTTGCCAAAGCGGCAGAACATTGCAGAGTGACACAGCCTACCCTCAGTATGATGATCCAGAAACTGGAAGACGAACTAGGGATCAAACTTTTTGATCGTAATACACAGCCGGTATGCCCTACTCCTGCCGGACGTAAAGTAATCGACCAGGCACGCACGGTTCTTTACCAGGCTTCGTTGATCAAAGATATCGTTAATGAGGAAGAGCAGTCACTGAAAGGTACATTCCGCCTGGCAGTACTCCCGACCATTGCTCCGTACCTGCTCCCCCGCTTTTTCCAGCAGTTGTCGGAAAAACATCCGGAACTGGATATCCGTATCCTGGAAATGAAAACGGCTCCAACCATGTCAGCCATCCTGAACGGAGAAATCGATGCCGCTATCATTGCCAACCAACCGACAGAAAATCAGTTGCAGGGCGATACATTATATTATGAACAATTCTTCGGATATGTAGCCAAGAACGACCCGGTCTTCAAAAAGGACCTGATCCGTACGGCAGATATCAGCGACGAACATCTCTGGCTGCTGGATGAAGGACATTGCTTCCGCGACCAGTTGATGCGTTTCTGCCAGATGGAAAAAGTGAAACTACGCCAGGCGGCTTACCGTTTGGGAAGCCTGGAGACATTCATGCGAATGGTGGAAAGCGGCAATGGGGTCACTTTTATTCCGGAACTGGCGACACTGCAGCTTAGCGAAGACCAGAAAACACTGGTTCGTCCTTTCGCGATCCCCAAACCGGCACGCGAAATTGTCTGGATCACCCGTAAGGACTTTATCCGCCATACGATTGCCGGCATGCTGATAGAGAGTATCAAAAAGTCCGTACCGAAAGAAATGTTGACGCTACAACCCGGATTAAAAGTAGTCTGA
- a CDS encoding outer membrane beta-barrel protein gives MSTIILNIKKTIIVFVAGSLACNVSAQQRTGSREHSQQQQRLQREYRNEYKEEKKDTTKTSYLTVSGGVGSSTFRYKLNYQIEGFEEKGKRNAKPGYEIDVRYSYFFNRHWGFSTGAGISRYATTGKLKGDMSNEKYMKLGNMIDDDDFSGHPREFELRARLKNLEEKQTAFLLDVPLMAMYQTRFGEKENWGLYAGLGIKLQIPVKAKYKVQGNTATELNVSGYYPHIPSDVGSPSESPVPHHGFGTINDPGKELDWSGKNKLKLGVAGTAELGFMVSLNEDKDIDLLLGGYIDYGFTNMKKKKAQGLLSSPASYHPEGNKIVGQGIPYNGMLNSNVTDKVKVMSFGVKLGLRFKLN, from the coding sequence ATGAGCACAATAATTTTAAATATAAAGAAAACTATCATCGTGTTTGTTGCAGGTAGCCTTGCCTGCAACGTTTCCGCCCAGCAAAGAACGGGTAGCAGAGAACACAGCCAGCAACAACAACGTCTACAACGTGAGTACCGCAATGAATACAAGGAAGAGAAAAAAGACACGACAAAAACCTCTTACCTGACGGTTTCCGGAGGCGTGGGTTCTTCCACTTTCCGTTACAAGCTGAATTATCAGATCGAAGGGTTTGAAGAAAAAGGGAAACGGAATGCGAAACCGGGCTATGAGATAGATGTCCGCTACAGCTATTTCTTCAATCGTCATTGGGGCTTTTCTACGGGAGCAGGCATCTCCCGTTATGCCACTACCGGCAAACTAAAAGGTGATATGTCCAACGAAAAATATATGAAGCTGGGCAATATGATCGATGATGACGATTTCTCCGGGCATCCCCGTGAATTTGAGCTCCGTGCCCGACTGAAGAACCTGGAAGAGAAACAGACAGCTTTCCTGTTGGATGTACCTTTGATGGCGATGTATCAAACACGCTTCGGCGAAAAAGAAAACTGGGGATTGTATGCCGGACTAGGGATTAAGCTGCAGATACCAGTTAAGGCAAAATATAAAGTGCAAGGAAATACTGCCACCGAACTGAATGTGTCGGGATATTATCCACACATCCCTTCCGATGTAGGTTCACCATCTGAGTCACCTGTCCCTCACCATGGTTTCGGTACGATTAACGATCCGGGTAAAGAACTTGATTGGAGCGGCAAGAACAAACTGAAACTGGGGGTTGCAGGAACGGCAGAACTGGGTTTTATGGTTTCACTGAATGAGGATAAAGATATTGATCTGCTGCTGGGCGGCTATATAGATTACGGTTTTACCAACATGAAGAAGAAAAAGGCCCAGGGCTTACTCTCCTCTCCTGCTTCTTATCATCCCGAAGGAAATAAGATCGTCGGTCAAGGTATCCCGTACAACGGGATGTTGAATTCGAATGTGACCGATAAGGTAAAAGTGATGTCGTTCGGAGTAAAACTAGGATTACGATTCAAGTTGAATTAA
- a CDS encoding T9SS type A sorting domain-containing protein translates to MKKILFVLFQIVLCITAPAVAQTSTNVNSVAELQTMVSTASTDSKFTLTDAFVTDFNSQASAINLTINSSAKITVDGANLTLKAAANQRHFTIGGSGNGTLTIQNMTLTGLVKDSELTDGEYPKNWNPDASTIGGGITGGFSGELRVIGCFLTKMRPASSSISVTAKKVTIKESSFISIGKINMDDGGSVIYTGNVSYEIENCTFAYNFARSIDAYGAGIIYITKNLAEIFSIKNSRLYKNTTLTAKTDGAAGGGVISLKDAYPNTFIIDNCEFTENEVDSYNGGYTGNTADGGAVYFYAHNGGGSSKIEVLNSTFMNNTAFDEGGAIAFVGQYLTNVLVRNNTFYGNTARGDQRKGTYTADGFDGGGAIEVDTKAVVTFENNTIVKNTALKGTATSGNAGGGISVYGSGKATLRNNIISGNESTYSYSGGYPDIYPAITSTSWTSKTGTNIIGEPLINIFGLTDPKPIAYGSKKAGDPRWNGTNENYYGVIKTIPILPNDKSLADILPSGLADDTVDNSTLSDLLGKDQNDNTRIIADDGFSDSGAVEILWVRFNANGGNWENLGENNYAGTDYYNLEDGKTTYYYKVTNHKGKVDSPTTAADKLVHPEGKQFLKWVTDDAEEKDWVSSDAVTENKKYKALWKEDALEVTYHSNFDPDKTYKQAYDGGEVTTATYPATNLPNRPNYIFVKWTTHADGSGTVYLPGAMFTITENIDLYAQWEPNSTLKLQWSVSKTTADLYEFNDVENNSTTSVMVGTPVYVQIRPTGLEHIDFDTWTIEYSATPVDYHYPIDESIAKTARYNFNKGEAHTLEGTYHYNVTKLILYKSGTEVATYIYRNASCTHTVVIQDKPVVIDPKLQWSVSTVTSEQPYFKDVKDQTTTSVNYGTPVFVQIRPIKHEGIVFERWDIEYSVTPAEHYYGMTPKLKTERHHFNNREAHTEKGTYMYVVTKLTLYDMYGNQVVKTYDYNNSPYRHTIVISDSEGPGPGPGTGGGLQWSVSTTTNKPEEFIDVDNLTTTSVNKGTPVYVQIRPVGFNDVTYDSWEIEYTATPVSYHYPLDETVPRTKRYTFNKGEAHTLVGTYIYNVYKLTLYDGERIATEEYYPQPAYNHTIIIRDGVLGDIAPYCGIEGEFRIPILLTDPDNSLEYSVRFSEEGLKAGFKDTDYRDVTPHYLTVPVNNIIAKGIYTGTVYIRRKSDPDLVELHPFEIEVLQTTTITKQPQSVKVCDGDAFTLTVEAIGINLSYQWFFNNEVIIGATSDTYTAALTPDKEGKYHVDVYGDCGLESSRVVTVNKNGLRILVKWNEFLYITNPDNEFVRFQWYKDGQKIEKNGTSIYYSVPEGLLGTYFIQAYRADDTYVVSCPITFETLTQFPITRVYPTMVKKSDKITVSLGVPEETSESAVIEIYNLNGQLIEKKTTMTTETKISADMASGSYIVKVTTESGKTTTHKIIVK, encoded by the coding sequence ATGAAAAAAATTTTATTCGTACTATTTCAAATAGTATTATGTATCACAGCTCCTGCTGTGGCACAAACAAGCACGAATGTAAATTCAGTTGCAGAGTTACAAACGATGGTCAGCACAGCATCCACAGATTCCAAATTCACATTGACGGATGCCTTCGTGACTGATTTCAACAGTCAGGCTTCGGCTATAAACTTAACGATAAATTCATCAGCAAAAATCACGGTAGACGGAGCTAATTTAACACTGAAAGCAGCAGCGAATCAACGACATTTCACCATCGGTGGATCGGGCAATGGAACATTGACTATCCAAAATATGACTCTCACGGGATTAGTAAAAGATTCAGAGTTAACAGACGGAGAATACCCCAAAAACTGGAATCCGGATGCTTCTACTATTGGCGGAGGAATAACCGGAGGCTTCTCCGGCGAGTTACGAGTTATCGGTTGTTTTTTAACAAAAATGCGACCTGCATCAAGTAGTATAAGTGTTACAGCCAAAAAGGTAACAATAAAAGAATCCTCTTTCATTTCCATCGGAAAGATAAATATGGACGATGGCGGGTCTGTCATTTATACAGGTAATGTTTCTTATGAGATAGAAAATTGCACATTTGCCTATAATTTTGCCAGATCAATAGATGCATACGGTGCTGGAATCATTTATATAACCAAGAATCTGGCTGAGATTTTCTCAATCAAAAACAGCCGGTTGTATAAAAATACTACACTGACAGCAAAAACAGACGGAGCAGCAGGTGGAGGAGTAATCTCCTTGAAAGATGCTTATCCCAATACATTCATTATCGATAATTGTGAATTTACCGAAAACGAAGTAGACTCTTATAACGGTGGTTATACGGGAAATACAGCAGATGGCGGAGCTGTTTATTTCTATGCACATAATGGTGGAGGAAGCAGCAAGATCGAAGTCTTGAACAGTACCTTTATGAATAATACTGCATTCGACGAAGGAGGCGCTATTGCTTTTGTCGGTCAGTATCTGACCAATGTACTTGTCAGGAATAATACCTTTTATGGAAATACGGCAAGAGGCGATCAACGTAAAGGGACATATACAGCGGATGGTTTTGACGGAGGAGGAGCCATAGAAGTCGATACAAAAGCCGTAGTTACATTCGAAAATAACACAATTGTCAAAAATACTGCACTAAAAGGTACAGCTACTTCCGGAAATGCCGGAGGAGGTATTTCCGTATACGGCAGTGGAAAGGCTACTTTAAGAAACAACATTATCAGTGGAAATGAAAGTACGTATAGTTATTCCGGTGGATATCCTGATATATATCCAGCCATCACATCTACTTCATGGACATCTAAAACAGGTACAAATATCATCGGAGAACCCCTGATTAATATTTTCGGATTAACCGATCCGAAGCCAATCGCCTACGGCAGTAAAAAAGCTGGAGATCCGAGATGGAACGGAACAAATGAAAATTACTACGGCGTTATCAAAACAATACCGATACTGCCGAATGACAAGAGCCTGGCAGACATACTGCCGAGCGGTCTTGCCGACGATACGGTCGATAACTCTACTTTAAGCGATCTGTTAGGCAAAGACCAGAATGACAACACGCGTATCATCGCTGATGACGGTTTTTCCGATTCCGGAGCCGTTGAAATCCTTTGGGTACGTTTTAACGCAAACGGTGGAAACTGGGAAAATCTAGGAGAAAACAATTACGCCGGTACTGACTACTACAACCTGGAAGATGGTAAAACCACCTATTATTATAAAGTAACCAATCACAAGGGAAAAGTAGACAGTCCAACTACTGCTGCCGATAAACTTGTTCATCCCGAAGGAAAACAATTTCTAAAATGGGTAACAGACGATGCAGAAGAGAAAGACTGGGTAAGTTCGGATGCCGTCACTGAAAATAAAAAATATAAGGCTCTATGGAAAGAGGATGCTTTGGAGGTAACCTATCATTCTAATTTCGATCCGGATAAAACATATAAACAAGCTTACGACGGTGGGGAAGTTACTACTGCCACCTATCCTGCTACCAATTTGCCCAACCGTCCAAATTACATTTTCGTAAAATGGACAACCCATGCCGATGGCAGCGGTACAGTTTATCTGCCGGGAGCTATGTTTACAATCACTGAAAATATCGACCTCTACGCCCAATGGGAACCAAACTCAACACTGAAACTACAATGGTCTGTCTCTAAAACAACTGCCGACCTGTATGAATTCAATGATGTGGAAAACAATTCCACGACATCCGTCATGGTGGGTACACCTGTGTATGTGCAAATTCGTCCGACAGGTCTCGAACATATCGATTTCGACACCTGGACCATCGAATACTCTGCTACACCCGTTGACTATCACTATCCAATAGACGAAAGCATTGCTAAAACGGCACGTTATAATTTCAATAAGGGAGAGGCCCACACGCTTGAAGGTACTTATCACTATAATGTAACCAAACTGATCCTCTACAAGAGTGGAACGGAAGTCGCTACGTATATCTACCGTAATGCATCCTGCACACATACAGTAGTCATTCAGGATAAACCGGTCGTGATAGATCCTAAGCTACAATGGTCCGTTTCCACCGTTACCAGTGAACAACCCTATTTCAAGGACGTAAAGGATCAGACCACCACTTCCGTTAATTACGGGACTCCCGTCTTCGTACAGATACGTCCGATAAAACATGAAGGCATCGTCTTTGAACGCTGGGATATAGAATATTCCGTAACTCCGGCAGAACATTATTACGGAATGACACCCAAACTGAAGACCGAACGACACCATTTCAATAACCGGGAGGCTCACACTGAAAAGGGAACCTATATGTATGTTGTCACAAAACTGACACTATATGATATGTACGGCAACCAGGTCGTTAAAACTTACGACTATAACAATTCTCCGTACCGGCATACTATCGTGATCAGTGACAGCGAAGGACCTGGTCCCGGACCGGGAACAGGGGGAGGATTACAATGGTCCGTATCTACAACAACCAATAAGCCAGAGGAGTTTATAGATGTGGACAACCTGACTACAACATCCGTAAACAAAGGGACTCCCGTATATGTACAGATACGACCGGTCGGTTTCAACGATGTGACTTACGACAGTTGGGAAATCGAATACACTGCGACTCCAGTCAGCTACCATTATCCGTTGGATGAAACTGTTCCCCGCACCAAACGCTATACTTTCAACAAAGGAGAAGCCCATACACTGGTCGGGACCTATATTTACAATGTCTACAAACTAACATTGTATGACGGAGAACGTATCGCGACGGAAGAATACTATCCGCAACCCGCCTATAACCACACGATTATCATACGTGATGGCGTTTTGGGTGATATCGCACCGTATTGCGGTATAGAGGGTGAATTCAGAATTCCGATCCTGTTGACTGATCCTGATAATAGCCTCGAATATTCTGTCCGTTTCTCCGAAGAAGGGTTGAAAGCCGGCTTCAAAGATACGGATTACAGAGATGTAACGCCCCATTACCTCACGGTACCTGTCAACAACATTATTGCCAAAGGTATCTACACGGGGACCGTATACATACGCAGGAAAAGCGATCCGGACCTCGTCGAACTTCATCCGTTTGAAATAGAAGTATTACAAACTACCACGATCACCAAACAGCCACAATCGGTAAAGGTCTGTGACGGCGATGCATTCACCCTGACGGTCGAAGCGATCGGTATCAATCTGAGTTACCAGTGGTTCTTCAATAATGAAGTTATCATCGGAGCTACATCAGATACATATACGGCTGCTCTGACCCCGGACAAGGAAGGCAAATACCATGTCGACGTATACGGCGATTGCGGACTGGAAAGTAGTCGTGTAGTAACCGTGAACAAAAACGGTCTGCGTATACTGGTGAAATGGAATGAGTTCCTGTACATCACCAACCCTGACAACGAATTTGTGCGCTTCCAATGGTACAAGGACGGGCAAAAGATCGAAAAGAACGGCACTTCCATCTACTATTCCGTGCCGGAAGGTCTGTTGGGTACTTATTTTATTCAGGCATACCGTGCCGATGATACCTATGTGGTCAGCTGTCCGATCACGTTCGAGACATTGACCCAGTTCCCGATCACACGCGTTTATCCGACAATGGTGAAAAAGAGTGATAAAATCACGGTCAGCCTGGGAGTTCCGGAAGAAACATCTGAATCTGCCGTTATCGAGATCTATAACCTGAACGGTCAGTTGATAGAAAAAAAGACTACTATGACTACGGAGACCAAAATCTCTGCCGACATGGCATCCGGTAGTTATATCGTAAAAGTTACTACCGAATCAGGAAAAACAACAACTCATAAAATCATCGTAAAATAA
- a CDS encoding Dps family protein — protein sequence MKTLDYLHLDASAANKVVEALQQLLADYQVFYTNLRGFHWNIKGHGFFVLHSKFEEMYDDAAEKVDELAERILMLGGVPVNKFSEYLKVARVKEVSGVSCGDEALENILNTYGQFIAEERKLLSLASEAGDEATVALMSDYLKEQEKLVWMLVAYSTCDCKK from the coding sequence ATGAAAACATTAGATTATTTGCATTTAGATGCATCAGCAGCAAACAAAGTAGTAGAAGCATTACAGCAGTTATTAGCCGACTATCAGGTATTCTATACAAACCTTCGCGGATTCCATTGGAATATAAAAGGACATGGATTCTTCGTGCTTCACAGTAAATTTGAAGAAATGTACGACGATGCAGCCGAAAAGGTAGACGAACTGGCAGAACGTATCCTGATGTTGGGTGGCGTACCGGTAAATAAATTCAGTGAATACCTGAAAGTGGCAAGAGTTAAAGAAGTATCAGGCGTTTCCTGTGGTGATGAAGCTCTGGAAAATATCCTGAATACTTACGGACAGTTCATCGCCGAAGAGCGTAAACTCCTTTCTCTTGCGTCGGAAGCAGGTGATGAAGCTACAGTAGCGCTGATGAGCGATTATCTGAAAGAACAGGAAAAATTGGTTTGGATGTTAGTAGCTTATTCCACTTGCGATTGCAAGAAGTAA
- a CDS encoding tyrosine-type recombinase/integrase, whose translation METTGKIADKGVLGYMDSLERDKYASGKKGTASLYKATRNQLALFIGQRKLDFKRVNTQLVNDFVDHLESLNLSRNSVSNYTSILRAVYNCALSENLIAPGENPFQKLRLRPVQSYKRSVGADVIKEMTQMDLKANKSLDFARDLFLFSFMACGMAFVDLAHLTYKNIHGNELVYSRVKTKTEIRVKITSGMRRLLEKYADANSNALFPILKSLDASYETYKVALRTYNRRLERIGNKLSCPVKLTSYVARHSWAMSAKENSAPISVISQALGHTSEETTRFYLKELDQSIIDRVNMKIIGFVEKWVNKQSIKN comes from the coding sequence ATGGAAACAACAGGAAAGATTGCAGACAAAGGAGTATTGGGTTATATGGATTCTCTTGAAAGAGATAAATATGCCTCCGGTAAAAAAGGAACAGCCAGTTTATACAAAGCAACCCGAAATCAGTTGGCGTTATTTATCGGTCAACGCAAATTGGATTTCAAACGTGTGAATACCCAGTTGGTAAATGATTTTGTCGACCATCTGGAGTCATTGAACCTGAGCCGTAATTCAGTAAGTAATTACACCAGCATACTTCGCGCCGTTTATAATTGTGCACTTTCTGAAAACTTAATTGCTCCTGGTGAAAATCCTTTTCAAAAGCTTCGCCTGCGGCCGGTTCAGTCTTATAAACGTTCGGTAGGAGCTGATGTAATAAAGGAAATGACGCAAATGGATTTGAAAGCAAACAAATCGTTGGATTTTGCACGCGATCTGTTTCTTTTTAGTTTTATGGCTTGTGGGATGGCTTTCGTCGATCTTGCCCACCTGACTTATAAAAATATACATGGTAACGAGTTGGTATACTCTCGTGTTAAGACTAAAACGGAAATCCGCGTAAAGATTACTTCGGGTATGCGTCGCCTTTTGGAAAAGTATGCTGATGCTAATTCGAACGCCTTATTTCCTATATTAAAATCATTGGATGCCTCTTATGAAACATATAAGGTGGCTCTAAGGACTTATAACCGTCGTTTGGAGAGGATAGGGAATAAGTTAAGTTGTCCGGTAAAGCTGACATCGTATGTTGCCCGCCATTCCTGGGCAATGAGTGCTAAAGAAAATTCAGCACCGATATCGGTGATCAGTCAGGCACTGGGACATACCTCTGAAGAAACGACTCGTTTTTATCTAAAAGAACTGGACCAATCGATAATTGATAGGGTGAATATGAAAATTATAGGGTTTGTAGAAAAATGGGTAAATAAACAATCGATTAAAAATTGA
- a CDS encoding MraY family glycosyltransferase — translation MSTNSMPVVLLPIKGEVTKAEIIISLCFFLSFIFSLFVLPRILIISKRKLLYDNPDARKSHSEAIPRLGGLVFIPSVLIALSFSTAFRFLIDFPFNASLTGYTLLELLFLIAGSLFLYLVGVKDDLIGVRYHKKFVAQFLVAFLFPMSGLYINNMYGIFGVYEVPALIGVPFTIVMVVFITNAVNLIDGIDGLAGGGGLVSFLTFGLLYILRQEWIYSMLAFAFVGCLLPFMYYNIWGSAKHGTKLFMGDAGSLSLGYLLSFFAIKYAMYIPEHGMDKCCLVIPLSLLFIPVFDAFRVMVVRYYQRHPLFLADRNHIHHKCLAAGLTHLQSTLLLISYMIIMLFVNLKFAQMMDLNIVLIINILLAILMNYMLNMKIRQRKSAGAKAFDLKIIK, via the coding sequence ATGTCAACTAATTCAATGCCAGTAGTTTTACTTCCAATTAAGGGGGAAGTGACAAAAGCAGAAATCATCATTTCGCTTTGTTTTTTCTTGTCTTTCATCTTCTCCTTATTCGTGCTTCCCCGTATACTTATTATATCCAAACGAAAATTGTTGTATGATAATCCGGATGCCCGTAAAAGTCATTCGGAGGCTATTCCGCGTTTAGGTGGTTTAGTTTTTATCCCGTCGGTACTGATCGCATTATCATTTTCGACAGCTTTCCGTTTTCTGATTGATTTTCCTTTTAATGCCTCTCTGACTGGATATACTTTATTAGAATTATTGTTTCTGATAGCGGGAAGTTTGTTCCTCTATTTAGTCGGAGTGAAAGATGATTTGATTGGTGTGCGTTACCATAAAAAGTTTGTGGCACAATTTTTAGTCGCATTTCTGTTTCCAATGTCCGGTTTGTATATAAATAATATGTATGGGATATTCGGAGTATACGAAGTTCCGGCTCTGATCGGTGTTCCATTTACGATTGTTATGGTTGTTTTTATAACCAATGCAGTTAATTTGATAGATGGTATAGACGGCTTGGCAGGGGGAGGAGGACTGGTTTCTTTTTTGACATTCGGTCTATTATATATACTCCGGCAGGAATGGATCTATTCCATGTTGGCTTTTGCTTTTGTGGGATGTTTGCTTCCGTTTATGTACTACAATATCTGGGGATCTGCCAAACATGGAACAAAATTGTTTATGGGGGATGCCGGTTCCTTGTCTCTCGGATATTTATTATCGTTTTTTGCCATCAAATACGCCATGTATATACCGGAGCATGGAATGGATAAATGTTGCCTGGTAATTCCGTTATCTCTTCTTTTTATACCGGTTTTCGACGCTTTTCGTGTGATGGTAGTTCGTTATTATCAACGTCATCCGTTGTTTCTTGCCGATCGTAATCATATTCATCATAAATGTCTGGCAGCAGGATTGACTCATTTACAATCGACCTTGTTGTTAATAAGTTATATGATAATCATGCTGTTTGTGAATCTTAAATTCGCTCAAATGATGGACCTGAATATTGTATTGATTATCAATATCCTGCTGGCCATTCTGATGAACTATATGCTAAATATGAAAATAAGACAGCGAAAAAGTGCGGGAGCAAAAGCCTTTGACCTCAAAATAATAAAATAA
- a CDS encoding glycosyltransferase family 4 protein, which yields MYTILVLYTELMPYNVIVLKTLVEKGCRVHVVLWDKNKKTSYYPPEEKGITRYDRSAFFDTNHLYLFIEKICPDLIWTSGWIDPVYNEVCARVRKNFHIPIVAGSDTQWRGGKQWLNVLTASFRHRKWFSHLFVSGEPQVSYALKLGFQPEQILMHNLSADVDLFHQVDTQAHKEKYPRRLLYIGRFAKVKGLPFLLEAWKSISDRRGWKLTLIGNGPEYAKLQGYPDVEIKDFMAQKELMKELEQSGAFILPSVFEQWSLVIHEAACAGLPILASECCGAVSCFVKDGENGFLFKPGNRKSISRVIEKFISLQESEWLEMGRVSRELSDQITPTMVANTILSILE from the coding sequence ATGTATACGATTTTAGTTTTATATACGGAGTTGATGCCTTACAATGTGATTGTATTAAAGACTTTGGTCGAAAAAGGTTGTCGGGTACATGTGGTTTTATGGGATAAAAATAAAAAAACATCCTATTATCCTCCAGAGGAAAAAGGCATTACCAGGTATGATCGTTCTGCCTTTTTTGATACTAACCATCTTTATCTTTTTATTGAAAAGATATGTCCGGATTTGATTTGGACATCTGGTTGGATAGATCCTGTCTATAACGAAGTTTGTGCCCGTGTTCGTAAGAACTTTCATATTCCGATAGTGGCCGGTAGCGATACGCAATGGCGGGGTGGGAAACAATGGCTGAATGTTTTGACTGCTTCTTTTCGTCATCGGAAATGGTTCAGTCATCTGTTCGTATCAGGTGAACCTCAGGTTTCGTATGCTTTGAAATTAGGCTTTCAACCTGAACAGATATTGATGCATAATTTATCAGCGGATGTGGATCTGTTTCATCAGGTAGATACACAAGCTCATAAAGAAAAATATCCCCGGCGTTTATTATATATCGGTCGGTTTGCGAAAGTAAAAGGACTTCCTTTTTTACTGGAAGCCTGGAAATCTATATCGGATCGTAGGGGATGGAAGTTGACGCTGATTGGAAATGGACCGGAATATGCGAAATTACAAGGTTATCCGGATGTGGAAATCAAGGATTTTATGGCACAGAAGGAATTGATGAAAGAACTGGAACAATCCGGTGCTTTCATTTTACCTTCGGTATTTGAACAATGGTCGTTAGTGATTCATGAGGCGGCCTGTGCAGGTCTTCCGATACTCGCCTCCGAGTGTTGTGGAGCAGTGAGTTGTTTTGTAAAAGATGGAGAGAACGGATTTTTATTTAAACCGGGAAACAGAAAATCCATTAGTCGGGTAATAGAGAAATTTATCTCTTTGCAGGAGTCAGAATGGCTGGAAATGGGAAGAGTTAGCAGGGAGCTGTCGGATCAAATAACTCCTACGATGGTAGCAAATACTATTTTATCTATATTGGAATGA